One Vicia villosa cultivar HV-30 ecotype Madison, WI unplaced genomic scaffold, Vvil1.0 ctg.000912F_1_1, whole genome shotgun sequence genomic region harbors:
- the LOC131632212 gene encoding GEM-like protein 2 isoform X1 — MSFNHREIPVTDGTITRTGLQNNSNNPYVQLSPAKTSSAAANRSNPMDKINGALNTCGKKVEEATKQAESMVGSIWNHAVRMSSNPIDTAMARVVQGTKLIANGGSDKLFQQTFGIIQGEKLLKQHVCYISKISGPVIGTLYITNKRLAFCSDYPLCHHPFSLQHQCIYYKVVMQLDQLRAVSPSANIFNSKEKYIEIVTVDGYEFFFMGFVSYDKALKTLNEVLHQYGNSSSTDKFNCQVF, encoded by the exons ATGAGCTTCAATCACAGAGAAATTCCAGTTACTGATGGAACAATTACTAGGACTGGCTTGCAAAACAATAGCAACAACCCTTATGTTCAACTTTCTCCTGCTAAGACTTCTTCTGCTGCTGCCAACC GTTCTAATCCCATGGATAAAATAAATGGTGCACTAAATACTTGTGGTAAGAAGGTTGAAGAAGCAACTAAACAGGCTGAGAGCATGGTTGGCAGTATTTGGAACCATG CAGTGAGAATGAGTTCTAATCCAATTGATACTGCAATGGCTAGAGTAGTTCAGGGAACAAAACTGATTGCAAATGGAGGTTCTGATAAGCTATTTCAGCAAACATTTGGGATTATTCAAGGAGAGAAACTGCTGAAGCAACATGTTTGTTACATATCAAAAATCTCTGGCCCTGTGATTGGAACACTTTATATAACAAACAAAAGATTGGCATTCTGCAGTGACTATCCACTCTGTCACCATCCATTCTCCTTGCAGCATCAATGTATCTACTATAAG GTGGTAATGCAGCTGGATCAGTTGAGGGCAGTTAGTCCTTCAGCAAATATATTTAACTCGAAAGAAAAATACATCGAGATTGTGACAGTGGATGGTTACGAGTTCTTTTTTATGGGATTTGTGTCATATGACAAGGCTCTCAAAACTCTGAATGAGGTTCTACACCAATATGGCAACAGTTCTTCCACTGACAAGTTCAATTGTCAAGTGTTTTAA
- the LOC131632212 gene encoding GEM-like protein 2 isoform X2: MSFNHREIPVTDGTITRTGLQNNSNNPYVQLSPAKTSSAAANRSNPMDKINGALNTCGKKVEEATKQAESMVGSIWNHVRMSSNPIDTAMARVVQGTKLIANGGSDKLFQQTFGIIQGEKLLKQHVCYISKISGPVIGTLYITNKRLAFCSDYPLCHHPFSLQHQCIYYKVVMQLDQLRAVSPSANIFNSKEKYIEIVTVDGYEFFFMGFVSYDKALKTLNEVLHQYGNSSSTDKFNCQVF; the protein is encoded by the exons ATGAGCTTCAATCACAGAGAAATTCCAGTTACTGATGGAACAATTACTAGGACTGGCTTGCAAAACAATAGCAACAACCCTTATGTTCAACTTTCTCCTGCTAAGACTTCTTCTGCTGCTGCCAACC GTTCTAATCCCATGGATAAAATAAATGGTGCACTAAATACTTGTGGTAAGAAGGTTGAAGAAGCAACTAAACAGGCTGAGAGCATGGTTGGCAGTATTTGGAACCATG TGAGAATGAGTTCTAATCCAATTGATACTGCAATGGCTAGAGTAGTTCAGGGAACAAAACTGATTGCAAATGGAGGTTCTGATAAGCTATTTCAGCAAACATTTGGGATTATTCAAGGAGAGAAACTGCTGAAGCAACATGTTTGTTACATATCAAAAATCTCTGGCCCTGTGATTGGAACACTTTATATAACAAACAAAAGATTGGCATTCTGCAGTGACTATCCACTCTGTCACCATCCATTCTCCTTGCAGCATCAATGTATCTACTATAAG GTGGTAATGCAGCTGGATCAGTTGAGGGCAGTTAGTCCTTCAGCAAATATATTTAACTCGAAAGAAAAATACATCGAGATTGTGACAGTGGATGGTTACGAGTTCTTTTTTATGGGATTTGTGTCATATGACAAGGCTCTCAAAACTCTGAATGAGGTTCTACACCAATATGGCAACAGTTCTTCCACTGACAAGTTCAATTGTCAAGTGTTTTAA
- the LOC131632211 gene encoding uroporphyrinogen decarboxylase 1, chloroplastic-like, translating into MDTIPTSINSGLGWNSSSLFQHSNCFNLLSLPLKPKPSLAKFSLTCSAASSSSSSDPLLVKAARGDPVSRPPAWMMRQAGRYMAAYKKLAEKHPSFRERSETTDLIVEISLQPWKAFRPDGVIIFSDILTPLPAFGIDFDIEDVRGPVIQSPIRSEEGLNVLHAIDFDKLTFVGDSLKALRKEVGGDAAVLGFVGAPWTLATYIVEGGTTRTYTNIKSMCHTAPHILRTLLSHLTKAIADYIVFQVESGAHCIQIFDSWGGQLPPHMWELWSKPYIKEIVNLVKKKCPETPLVLYINGNGGFLERMIDTGVDVIGLDWTVDMADGRRRLGSGIGVQGNVDPACLFSPLTALTEEIQRVVRSAGPRRHILNLGHGVLVGTPEEAVAHFFDVARSLKFDTVSQNNTANVV; encoded by the exons ATGGACACCATCCCTACTTCCATCAACAG TGGTTTGGGATGGAATTCTTCCTCCTTGTTTCAACATTCAAATTGCTTCAACCTACTTTCTCTTCCTCTCAAACCAAAACCCTCTCTCGCCAAGTTTTCTCTTACTTGCTCTgccgcttcttcttcttcttcttccg ATCCTCTCTTGGTTAAAGCTGCCAGAGGAGACCCAGTTAGTCGTCCTCCAGCATGGATGATGCGCCAGGCAGGAAGGTACATGGCTGCTTACAAAAAGTTAGCTGAGAAACATCCCTCCTTCCGAGAGAGGTCAGAGACAACTGATCTCATTGTAGAAATTTCTTTGCAGCCTTGGAAAGCTTTCAGGCCCGATGGAGTAATTATTTTCTCCGACATCCTTACACCTCTACCTGCATTTGGGATTGATTTTGACATAGAAGATGTGAGGGGACCTGTAATACAATCGCCTATCCGCTCTGAGGAGGGATTAAACGTTTTGCACGCGATTGACTTTGACAAGCTTACATTTGTAGGAGATTCACTTAAAGCCCTGCGGAAAGAG gtTGGTGGTGATGCTGCTGTTTTAGGTTTTGTGGGGGCACCTTGGACATTGGCAACGTATATAGTTGAAGGCGGTACAACACGCACGTATACAAACATTAAAAGTATGTGCCATACGGCACCGCACATATTGAGGACTCTGCTTTCTCATTTGACAAAGGCAATAGCAGATTACATTGTTTTCCAAGTCGAATCTGGGGCTCACTGCATACAAATCTTTGATTCATGGGGCGGACAGCTACCTCCTCATATGTGGGAGCTTTGGTCAAAGCCTTATATCAAAGAG ATTGTAAATTTGGTGAAGAAAAAGTGCCCAGAGACACCACTTGTTCTTTATATAAATGGAAATGGTGGCTTTCTCGAGCGTATGATTGATACTGGAGTTGATGTTATTGGACTAGACTGGACAGTAGATATGGCTGATGGAAGAAGAAGATTAGGTAGCGGGATAGGCGTGCAAGGAAATGTGGACCCTGCTTGCTTATTCTCTCCTCTTACTGCCCTGACAGAAGAAATTCAGAG GGTTGTGAGGTCTGCGGGACCTAGACGACACATTCTTAATCTTGGGCACGGTGTTCTTGTTGGCACACCTGAAGAAGCTGTTGCTCATTTCTTTGATGTAGCTAGAAGCTTGAAGTTTGACACAGTCTCTCAAAATAACACTGCAAATGTAGTTTAA
- the LOC131632189 gene encoding uncharacterized protein LOC131632189 — protein MKLTESSESNADAGNDFPLKSDDHESVPVEVQDRVEAVPHAGTEGSLKEGEIQDEKTLGLSSEKGGELVENGLKEGEIPDEKTLGVGSENGSDLVEVTHESVVSDAKWVSSSPNDGLASTASEWPSLNSNPYTYPYSPVGNEEAIVAVLHLQHNAIDVCQKFLAPEDGSDSDEDVVEDEDEDESEDELVENCDEESEHYKFFEKVFAEDVGLKKYYEDNCKKGDFYCLVCGGIKKKMWKRFKDCVALIQHSTTVLRTKRKRAHRAYAQVVCKVVGWDMNQISAIMLKDLGSSVAASKKLLAEPEKPVPVSGVDDKNAEPKKPATVNGADDQNGKLVNSVDDN, from the exons ATGAAGCTAACAGAGTCATCGGAG AGCAATGCTGATGCTGGAAATGATTTTCCCCTTAAATCCGATGATCATGAATCAGTTCCAGTTGAGGTTCAGGATCGTGTAGAAGCGGTTCCTCATGCTGGCACTGAG GGTTCTTTGAAAGAAGGTGAGATTCAAGATGAAAAAACTTTGGGTTTGAGTTCAGAAAAAGGAGGAGaattagttgag aATGGTTTAAAGGAAGGTGAAATTCCAGATGAAAAAACATTGGGTGTGGGTTCAGAAAATGGAAGCGACTTAGTTGAG GTAACTCACGAATCTGTGGTTTCTGATGCTAAATGGGTTTCCTCAAGTCCCAATGATGGATTAGCTTCAACGGCTTCAGAGTGGCCTTCCCTCAACTCTAATCCATATACTTACCCTTATTCTCCTGTGGGGAACGAAGAAGCAATTGTTGCAGTTTTGCATTTGCAGCACAATGCAATTGATGTTTGCCAAAAGTTCTTAGCTCCCGAGGATGGTTCCGACAGTGATGAGGATGTAGTTGAAGACGAGGATGAGGATGAAAGTGAAGATGAGTTGGTAGAAAATTGTGATGAAGAATCTGAACATTATAAGTTCTTTGAAAAGGTGTTTGCTGAAGATGTTGGGTTGAAGAAATATTACGAGGACAATTGTAAAAAAGGAGATTTTTATTGTTTGGTTTGTGGTGGTATTAAGAAGAAAATGTGGAAGAGGTTTAAGGACTGTGTTGCACTGATTCAGCATTCAACTACTGTTCTAAGGACGAAAAGGAAGCGAGCTCACCGGGCTTATGCACAAGTTGTCTGTAAAGTTGTTGGTTGGGACATGAATCAGATATCAGCAATTATGTTGAAGGATTTGGGTTCTTCTGTAGCAGCTTCAAAGAAGCTTTTG GCTGAACCTGAAAAACCAGTTCCTGTGAGTGGTGTTGATGATAAAAAT GCTGAACCCAAAAAACCTGCTACTGTGAATGGTGCTGATGACCAAAAT GGTAAACTTGTTAATTCTGTTGATGACAATTAG
- the LOC131632201 gene encoding uncharacterized protein LOC131632201 — MAKSCKGLAMELVKCLSESDCVKVENRSYRDCAGEKCPSISSECVGLRETYFNCKRGQIDMRARIRGNKGY; from the exons ATGGCCAAGTCTTGCAAGGGATTGGCCATGGAGCTTGTGAAGTGTCTCAGTGAATCTGATTGTGTTAAG GTTGAGAACAGATCGTACAGGGATTGTGCTGGAGAGAAGTGTCCATCAATATCAAGCGAGTGTGTAGGACTCAGGGAAACCTATTTCAATTGCAAAAGAGGCCAG ATTGATATGAGAGCAAGGATTCGTGGAAACAAAGGGTATTAA